One segment of Bradyrhizobium sp. WD16 DNA contains the following:
- a CDS encoding DUF2927 domain-containing protein → MRPLPARILVGLAVALLGAAPGAVVAGASPRLQPTDVPAIAQRQHSERTGFSDAEIVDGFLRVAFGAEYHLAGRVDRIRKYDKPVRVFIEAAGRADRRSQFAGVLADIGARVKHLDIAAVERRDDANVVVTLVRDRDFYRTLASLYGSDKARDIRRSLDPQCLSGFRKDDAFAIIASDVVLTVDSGDFVFFDCAYEEMLQSLGPINDTSAVPWTMFNDSVQMGFFDLYDQYLLNILYDPRIRAGMTLDEVRAVLPAVLTDVRAFVERGGRPGQ, encoded by the coding sequence ATGCGCCCCCTCCCCGCCCGGATCCTCGTCGGTCTCGCCGTCGCCCTGCTCGGCGCCGCGCCCGGCGCTGTCGTGGCCGGAGCATCGCCACGCTTGCAGCCGACGGATGTGCCGGCGATCGCCCAGCGGCAGCACAGCGAGCGGACCGGCTTCAGCGATGCCGAGATCGTCGACGGCTTCCTCCGCGTCGCGTTCGGCGCCGAGTATCACCTGGCCGGCCGGGTCGACCGCATCCGCAAGTACGACAAGCCGGTGCGGGTCTTCATCGAGGCCGCCGGCCGCGCCGACCGCCGCAGCCAGTTTGCCGGCGTCCTCGCCGACATCGGCGCCCGGGTGAAGCATCTCGACATCGCCGCGGTCGAGCGCCGCGACGACGCCAACGTGGTCGTCACGCTGGTCCGAGACCGCGACTTCTACCGCACCCTGGCCTCGCTCTACGGCAGCGACAAGGCCCGCGACATCCGCCGCTCGCTCGATCCGCAATGCCTGTCGGGCTTCCGCAAGGACGACGCCTTCGCCATCATCGCATCCGATGTCGTTCTCACCGTCGACAGCGGTGACTTCGTGTTCTTCGACTGCGCCTATGAGGAGATGCTGCAGTCGCTCGGCCCGATCAACGACACCAGCGCCGTGCCATGGACGATGTTCAACGACAGCGTGCAGATGGGCTTCTTCGATCTCTACGACCAGTACCTGCTCAACATTCTCTACGATCCCCGCATCCGCGCCGGGATGACGCTCGACGAGGTTCGCGCGGTGCTGCCGGCCGTGCTCACCGACGTCCGCGCCTTCGTCGAGCGCGGCGGCCGGCCGGGGCAGTAG
- a CDS encoding L,D-transpeptidase, whose amino-acid sequence MKRLATVCFAVAALFTTLTAASAQSYYEDWASGGAPLNRRFPFFFGGSSGTGPIPRTTVMFASNYAPGTIVVNTAERRLYFVTGNGQAIRYGIGVGRDGFRWGGVHHVSAKKEWPDWTPPSQMLRRRPDLPRHMRGGEDNPLGARAIYLGSTLYRIHGSNEPETIGQAVSSGCFRMVNDDVIDLYNRVSVGAKVVVLR is encoded by the coding sequence ATGAAACGCCTGGCTACCGTCTGCTTCGCCGTTGCCGCCCTCTTCACCACGCTCACCGCGGCTTCCGCCCAGAGCTACTATGAGGACTGGGCCTCGGGCGGCGCGCCGCTGAACCGGCGCTTCCCCTTCTTCTTCGGCGGCTCGTCAGGCACCGGGCCGATCCCGCGCACCACCGTGATGTTCGCAAGCAACTACGCGCCGGGCACCATCGTGGTGAACACCGCGGAACGACGCCTCTATTTCGTCACCGGCAACGGCCAGGCGATCCGCTACGGCATCGGCGTCGGCCGCGACGGCTTCCGCTGGGGCGGCGTCCACCACGTCAGCGCCAAGAAGGAATGGCCGGACTGGACCCCGCCATCCCAGATGCTGCGACGGCGGCCCGACCTGCCCCGCCACATGCGCGGCGGCGAGGACAATCCGCTGGGCGCCCGCGCCATCTATCTCGGCTCGACGCTGTACCGCATCCACGGCTCCAACGAGCCTGAGACCATCGGCCAGGCCGTCTCCTCCGGCTGCTTCCGCATGGTCAACGACGACGTGATCGACCTGTACAACCGCGTCTCGGTGGGCGCCAAGGTCGTCGTCCTGCGCTAA
- a CDS encoding acetolactate synthase large subunit yields MNGAESLVRTLVAGGVDVCFANPGTSEMHFVAALDRVEGMRCVLGLFEGVVTGAADGYFRMAERPAATLLHLGPGLANGLANLHNAKKANSGIVNIVGQHASYHIAYNAPLTSDIEGLARPMCSWVRTSADAASVAADGAAAIAAASGQPPQIAALILPADTAWNEAEGLAEVPAARQRAGVSAAAVDDAARALRNGAASLLLLTGAALSEPGLALAGRIAGKTGCKVMGQTYNPRMARGRGRFAIERIPYVIEQALPILKDFRDLVLVEAADPVGFFAYPDKPSRLRAEDAAVHRLTAIGDNSVAALEALADALGARASDAKPQARMELARPTGALTYPSIAMAIACAIPENAIVVDESITTGRGFFPPTAAAAPHDWLQNMGGSIGFSPPVSTGAAVACPDRKVICMVGDGSAMYTLQSLWTQARENLDVTTIIFANRNYQILRGEFAGVGAGEPGRRAVDMLSIDRPTLDWVSLAKGMGVAGRSVTSAEAFSAALDEANAQNGPRLIEVVM; encoded by the coding sequence ATGAACGGAGCGGAAAGTCTGGTTCGGACGCTGGTGGCTGGCGGCGTGGATGTCTGCTTTGCCAATCCCGGCACTTCCGAGATGCACTTCGTGGCCGCTCTGGACCGTGTCGAGGGCATGCGTTGCGTGCTCGGGCTGTTCGAGGGCGTGGTCACCGGTGCCGCCGACGGCTATTTCCGCATGGCGGAGCGGCCGGCGGCGACCTTGCTGCACCTTGGCCCGGGCCTCGCCAACGGCCTCGCCAATCTGCACAACGCCAAGAAGGCCAATTCCGGCATCGTCAACATCGTCGGCCAGCACGCCTCCTATCACATCGCCTACAACGCGCCCCTGACCTCCGATATCGAAGGGCTGGCGCGGCCGATGTGCAGCTGGGTGCGGACCTCAGCGGACGCTGCCTCGGTGGCCGCCGACGGCGCCGCCGCGATCGCCGCAGCCAGCGGCCAGCCGCCGCAGATCGCCGCGCTGATCCTGCCCGCCGATACCGCCTGGAACGAGGCCGAGGGCCTTGCCGAGGTGCCGGCGGCGAGGCAACGCGCCGGCGTCTCGGCGGCGGCGGTCGACGACGCGGCGAGAGCCCTGCGCAACGGCGCCGCCTCGCTGCTGCTCCTGACCGGCGCGGCGCTGTCGGAGCCGGGGCTGGCGCTGGCGGGGCGGATCGCCGGCAAGACCGGATGCAAGGTGATGGGCCAAACCTACAATCCGCGCATGGCGCGCGGCCGGGGCCGCTTCGCCATCGAGCGCATTCCCTATGTGATCGAGCAGGCCCTGCCGATCCTCAAGGACTTCCGCGACCTCGTGCTGGTCGAGGCCGCCGACCCGGTCGGCTTCTTCGCCTATCCGGACAAGCCGAGCCGGCTGCGCGCCGAGGATGCAGCGGTGCATCGCCTGACCGCCATCGGGGACAACTCCGTGGCGGCGCTGGAGGCACTCGCCGACGCGCTCGGCGCCCGTGCCAGCGACGCCAAGCCTCAGGCCCGGATGGAGCTCGCCCGGCCGACGGGGGCGCTGACCTATCCCAGTATCGCCATGGCCATCGCCTGCGCGATTCCCGAAAACGCCATCGTCGTCGACGAATCCATTACCACCGGACGCGGATTCTTTCCGCCGACCGCGGCGGCGGCGCCCCACGACTGGCTGCAGAACATGGGCGGCTCGATCGGCTTCAGCCCGCCGGTCTCGACCGGCGCCGCCGTCGCCTGCCCCGATCGCAAGGTGATCTGCATGGTCGGCGACGGCAGCGCCATGTACACGCTGCAATCGCTGTGGACCCAGGCTCGCGAGAACCTCGACGTCACCACGATCATCTTCGCCAACCGCAACTACCAGATCCTGCGCGGCGAATTCGCCGGCGTCGGCGCCGGGGAGCCGGGCCGCCGCGCCGTCGACATGCTCAGTATCGACCGGCCGACGCTCGACTGGGTGTCGCTGGCCAAGGGTATGGGGGTGGCGGGCCGTTCGGTGACGAGTGCCGAGGCCTTCAGCGCCGCGCTGGACGAGGCCAATGCCCAGAACGGGCCGCGCCTGATCGAAGTGGTGATGTAG
- a CDS encoding diguanylate cyclase — MTRVRAALLSPITGVAAFVVILCACVGAVLVFKAVDGRKAALRQNELELRNLAHSVAAHAFQSIRSADLTLDAVADQMRYAPAPAAERMLRFLRLRRQGLPQVRDFGVLDTTGHWLYATFPAPPSEDHSQQTYFSVPRDVEGTAVQISAPLVFRGDGPPTVIISRRLGGEDGRFAGVALASLDLSVLAGFYKTFEVGRIGRISLIRIDGRLIADSRDAAPGTEISSQIINQMASASSNSGYGEIVSPLDGLAKFIAWEQSQNYPLIATVSRPQSEVLAAWRKSLQSDAVVALGPVTAVIMVGIALALQFGHRMRTERRLSEGEAKYRLLTENAGDVVMQCEPDGTVSYVSPSIERILGWRVSDWIGQPHGTFVHADDHAIAAAAIARTAGVGALISATYRVLKSDLTHLHVEARFRCAGGAGQCGIIACLRDVSERQRMEDELRVLNRQLGSLATTDGLTGLPNRRALDAALREIADDAAFAVLMIDVDDFKPFNDHFGHIRGDDCLKHVAVMIEKLTREGNAFAARYGGEEFAVILPGSTPQRAEVAADALRLAVRGLAIAHPAAPLRVLTVSVGISFRPRGGPDPIDVLREADLALYEAKRLGRNRTVVFAMLDGDVAPLAPGADPCSTPDRAGSDGTAAGTSEPRMPPDCTPAKGI; from the coding sequence ATGACAAGGGTGAGAGCGGCGCTGTTGTCGCCGATCACGGGCGTTGCCGCCTTCGTCGTCATTCTGTGCGCCTGCGTCGGCGCCGTTCTCGTCTTCAAGGCGGTCGACGGCCGCAAAGCCGCGCTGCGCCAGAACGAACTCGAGTTGCGAAATCTCGCTCATTCGGTCGCGGCGCATGCCTTTCAGAGCATCCGGAGCGCGGATCTGACCCTCGACGCCGTCGCCGACCAGATGCGCTACGCCCCCGCGCCGGCGGCCGAACGCATGCTCCGCTTCCTGCGGCTGCGCCGCCAGGGACTGCCCCAGGTGCGGGATTTCGGCGTGCTCGACACCACCGGCCATTGGCTCTACGCCACATTTCCGGCGCCCCCCTCGGAAGATCATTCGCAACAGACTTACTTCTCGGTGCCTCGCGATGTCGAAGGCACCGCGGTCCAGATCAGCGCGCCGCTGGTCTTCCGCGGCGATGGCCCGCCGACCGTGATCATCTCGCGGCGGCTCGGCGGGGAGGACGGCCGTTTCGCCGGCGTCGCACTGGCAAGCCTCGATCTTTCCGTCCTGGCCGGCTTCTACAAGACCTTCGAGGTCGGCAGGATCGGCCGCATCAGCCTGATACGGATCGACGGCAGGCTCATCGCCGACAGCCGCGACGCCGCGCCCGGCACCGAGATCTCGTCGCAGATCATCAATCAGATGGCCAGCGCCAGCAGCAACAGCGGCTACGGCGAAATCGTCTCGCCGCTCGACGGCCTCGCCAAATTCATCGCCTGGGAGCAGAGCCAGAACTATCCTCTGATCGCCACCGTCAGCCGGCCCCAGAGCGAGGTGCTGGCGGCGTGGCGCAAGAGCCTGCAGTCGGACGCTGTCGTGGCGCTTGGGCCGGTGACGGCCGTGATCATGGTCGGCATCGCCCTCGCCCTCCAGTTCGGCCACCGCATGCGAACCGAGCGGCGCCTGTCCGAAGGCGAGGCCAAATACCGGCTGTTGACGGAAAACGCCGGCGACGTGGTGATGCAGTGCGAGCCCGACGGCACGGTGTCCTACGTCTCGCCTTCGATCGAGCGGATTCTCGGCTGGCGCGTGTCCGACTGGATCGGCCAGCCTCACGGTACCTTCGTTCATGCCGACGACCACGCCATCGCCGCCGCCGCCATCGCGCGCACGGCCGGCGTCGGCGCCCTGATCAGCGCGACCTATCGCGTGCTGAAGTCCGACCTCACCCATCTCCACGTCGAGGCCAGATTCCGTTGCGCCGGCGGTGCCGGCCAGTGCGGCATCATCGCCTGCCTGCGTGACGTCAGCGAACGTCAGAGGATGGAGGATGAACTCCGCGTCCTCAACCGCCAGCTCGGTTCGCTCGCCACCACCGACGGACTGACGGGACTGCCGAACCGCCGCGCCCTCGATGCCGCGCTGAGGGAAATCGCCGACGATGCCGCGTTCGCCGTGCTGATGATCGATGTCGACGATTTCAAGCCGTTCAACGACCATTTCGGCCATATCAGGGGCGATGACTGTCTCAAACACGTGGCCGTGATGATTGAAAAGCTGACCCGCGAGGGCAATGCATTTGCCGCCCGCTACGGCGGCGAGGAGTTCGCGGTCATCCTGCCGGGCAGCACACCGCAACGCGCCGAAGTGGCGGCCGACGCGCTGCGGCTTGCGGTCCGCGGCCTCGCCATCGCCCATCCCGCGGCACCGCTGCGTGTCCTGACCGTCAGCGTCGGCATCAGCTTCCGCCCGCGCGGCGGGCCCGATCCCATCGACGTGCTGCGCGAGGCCGACCTCGCCCTCTACGAGGCGAAGCGGCTCGGCCGCAACCGTACTGTGGTATTCGCGATGCTCGACGGCGATGTGGCGCCGCTGGCACCCGGTGCCGACCCCTGCTCCACCCCGGACCGTGCCGGGTCGGACGGCACCGCTGCCGGGACTTCCGAGCCCCGGATGCCGCCCGATTGCACCCCTGCAAAGGGAATTTAG
- a CDS encoding PRC-barrel domain-containing protein: MTRIADPADPDPESGSGRRVLGAVLVAAALATGAALAQGGKADPGRSERGKAGARAPAGLSHQAREWRAAKLPGLNVYNDRNEKIGDISDLIGDRSGKVVSVVIGVGGFLGVGEHYVAVPLDKLKWFDAPGREAVAGDTGTGAPATNVDSNAKTAADGGARTTGAARGSSRHVN, from the coding sequence GTGACGCGAATTGCCGATCCAGCCGATCCCGATCCCGAATCCGGTTCCGGCCGGCGGGTGCTCGGGGCCGTGCTCGTCGCCGCGGCGCTGGCGACCGGCGCGGCGCTGGCACAGGGCGGCAAAGCCGACCCTGGCAGATCCGAGCGCGGCAAGGCCGGCGCGAGGGCGCCGGCCGGGCTCTCGCACCAGGCACGCGAGTGGCGCGCCGCCAAACTGCCGGGCCTCAATGTCTACAACGATCGCAACGAGAAGATCGGCGATATCAGCGATCTGATTGGCGACCGTTCCGGCAAGGTGGTGAGCGTGGTTATCGGCGTCGGCGGTTTTCTCGGCGTCGGCGAACACTATGTCGCGGTGCCCCTCGACAAGTTGAAATGGTTCGACGCCCCCGGGCGCGAGGCCGTAGCCGGCGACACCGGCACCGGCGCGCCAGCGACCAATGTCGACAGCAACGCCAAGACGGCCGCCGATGGCGGTGCCCGGACCACCGGTGCGGCGCGCGGCTCGTCGCGTCACGTCAACTAG
- a CDS encoding cupredoxin domain-containing protein: protein MTRLPNIMTKAPLAATLALAAAFVTPAAAQQLAEFQLTHADGGFQPAELAVPANKAITLRVKNAGAKAIEFESKTLHVEKVIAAGTEAVVNVKALKPGRYEYFDEFNEKARGALVAK from the coding sequence ATGACCCGTTTGCCGAATATCATGACGAAGGCGCCCCTCGCCGCCACGCTCGCGCTCGCGGCGGCCTTTGTCACGCCGGCTGCAGCCCAGCAACTGGCGGAATTCCAGCTCACCCATGCCGACGGCGGGTTTCAGCCGGCCGAGCTCGCCGTTCCCGCCAACAAGGCGATCACCTTGCGGGTGAAGAATGCCGGCGCCAAGGCCATCGAGTTCGAGAGCAAGACGCTGCACGTCGAGAAGGTGATCGCCGCCGGCACCGAGGCGGTGGTGAATGTCAAGGCGCTGAAGCCTGGACGCTACGAGTATTTCGACGAGTTCAACGAAAAGGCACGCGGCGCCCTCGTCGCCAAGTAA
- a CDS encoding FTR1 family protein, with translation MLAALIIVFREVFEAGLIVGIVLAVTRSVPHRHLWIGGGVLGGVAGACLVAAFAGALSQLFAGMGQELFNAGILAIAVVMLTWHNVWMASHGKQLAGEFAAIGQAVASGKKTLLALAVVVGVAVMREGSEVALFLYGIVASDGGSSAGLALGGVLGLLLGAGVCLMTYLGLVRIRPRLLFATTTVLITLLAAGMAAQATAFLERADWVTALSATAWDSGWLLAEDGVLGKALHTLVGYTEQPSIMQVVVYAATIAITIALMMLTGRHTPRPAAAAGRPLAS, from the coding sequence ATGCTGGCGGCGCTGATCATCGTCTTCCGCGAAGTCTTCGAGGCCGGGCTCATCGTCGGCATCGTGCTGGCGGTGACGCGCAGCGTTCCGCATCGTCACCTCTGGATCGGCGGCGGCGTCCTCGGCGGCGTCGCCGGCGCCTGTCTGGTGGCTGCCTTCGCCGGCGCGCTGTCGCAGCTGTTCGCCGGCATGGGCCAGGAGCTCTTCAACGCCGGCATCCTCGCCATCGCCGTGGTCATGCTGACCTGGCACAATGTCTGGATGGCGAGCCACGGCAAGCAGCTGGCCGGCGAATTCGCGGCGATCGGACAGGCAGTCGCTTCCGGCAAGAAAACCCTGCTCGCGCTGGCGGTGGTGGTCGGTGTCGCCGTGATGCGCGAAGGCAGCGAGGTTGCGCTGTTCCTCTACGGCATCGTCGCCTCCGACGGCGGATCGTCGGCGGGGCTGGCGCTCGGCGGTGTGCTCGGCCTGCTGCTCGGCGCCGGCGTCTGCCTGATGACCTATCTCGGCCTGGTGCGGATCCGGCCGCGCCTGCTGTTCGCCACCACCACCGTGCTGATCACGCTGCTGGCGGCGGGCATGGCGGCGCAGGCGACGGCGTTTCTCGAACGCGCCGACTGGGTCACCGCGCTGTCCGCGACGGCATGGGATTCCGGCTGGCTGCTTGCCGAAGACGGCGTGCTCGGCAAGGCGCTGCACACCCTCGTCGGCTACACCGAGCAGCCGAGCATCATGCAGGTCGTGGTCTATGCCGCGACGATCGCGATCACCATCGCCTTGATGATGCTGACCGGCCGACACACTCCGCGGCCTGCAGCTGCCGCGGGACGACCGCTCGCCTCCTGA
- a CDS encoding helix-turn-helix domain-containing protein, whose translation MPVMTKSPKGDDIVILSRKEYDQLVAAANEDAADVETLRRSIVRVASGEEETFSSAEVDAFLAAKTPLAFFRKKRGLSQDELAKRAGITQGYLSEIEVGRKSGDVQTLRKLADALKVTLDSLVPDEPSQEDARPPSTKKRKAAQ comes from the coding sequence ATGCCCGTGATGACCAAAAGCCCGAAAGGCGATGACATCGTGATCTTGTCCCGCAAGGAGTACGATCAACTCGTTGCCGCAGCCAATGAAGACGCCGCCGACGTAGAGACCCTGCGCCGCTCAATCGTCCGCGTCGCGAGCGGCGAGGAAGAAACTTTCTCAAGCGCCGAGGTTGATGCGTTCCTTGCGGCGAAAACGCCGCTCGCATTCTTCCGAAAAAAGCGCGGCTTGAGCCAGGATGAACTAGCCAAACGCGCGGGCATCACCCAAGGTTATCTGTCCGAGATCGAGGTCGGGCGCAAAAGCGGCGACGTTCAAACGCTGCGCAAGCTGGCGGATGCGTTGAAAGTGACGCTCGATAGTTTGGTGCCAGATGAGCCGAGCCAGGAAGATGCGCGGCCCCCGAGCACCAAAAAGCGGAAGGCGGCGCAATGA
- a CDS encoding addiction module antidote protein — MKVSKLKKFDAAEHLRTPEARAEYLNLVLADGDPAEVRDALNLVARAQGMSEVAKAAGVTREGLYKTLGENGNPEFATILRIIGAMGIRLVAEPARAKPKKKAVA, encoded by the coding sequence ATGAAAGTCAGTAAACTCAAGAAGTTCGACGCCGCCGAGCACCTTCGCACACCGGAAGCACGTGCGGAGTATCTCAACCTCGTTCTTGCCGATGGTGATCCCGCCGAAGTCCGCGACGCCCTCAATCTCGTCGCCCGAGCGCAGGGTATGAGCGAGGTTGCCAAGGCTGCTGGCGTGACCAGAGAGGGGCTTTACAAGACGCTCGGCGAGAATGGCAACCCGGAATTCGCAACCATCCTGCGGATCATCGGGGCCATGGGAATCCGGCTCGTAGCAGAACCGGCCCGAGCCAAGCCGAAAAAGAAGGCCGTGGCCTGA
- a CDS encoding type II toxin-antitoxin system RelE/ParE family toxin, which yields MDYNRAIIDVRETPDFTNWLAGLSDQRARLQIVRRISRVAAGNFGDAKSVGGAVSELRIDHGPGYRLYYTRRGKAVVILLCGGDKRTQSKDIRKAQEIAETLED from the coding sequence ATAGATTACAATCGCGCCATCATCGACGTTCGCGAGACACCCGACTTCACAAACTGGCTTGCCGGCCTGAGCGATCAGCGCGCACGCTTGCAGATCGTTCGCCGGATCAGCCGGGTTGCCGCTGGCAACTTCGGCGATGCGAAGTCGGTCGGAGGTGCGGTTAGCGAGCTTCGTATCGACCACGGCCCGGGATACCGGCTTTATTACACTCGGCGCGGCAAGGCCGTCGTCATTCTACTCTGCGGCGGCGACAAGCGCACCCAGAGTAAGGACATCCGGAAGGCCCAGGAAATCGCAGAGACATTGGAGGACTGA
- a CDS encoding tyrosine-type recombinase/integrase — protein MTDFHPHDCRHTWATWHYQENRDLNMLMHLGGWSSLSMVLRYAHVNVAHAAPSINNMPSIGPAPAGKVQTKGGANRKPNRRATAWRLRM, from the coding sequence ATCACCGACTTTCACCCGCACGATTGCCGCCACACCTGGGCGACGTGGCACTATCAGGAAAACCGCGATCTCAACATGCTCATGCACCTCGGCGGATGGTCCAGCCTTTCGATGGTGCTGCGCTATGCGCACGTCAACGTCGCGCACGCCGCGCCCTCGATCAACAACATGCCTTCGATCGGCCCGGCGCCAGCGGGTAAGGTGCAAACGAAAGGCGGCGCAAATCGCAAACCGAACAGGCGCGCAACGGCATGGCGCCTGAGAATGTAA